The following are encoded together in the Arcticibacterium luteifluviistationis genome:
- a CDS encoding carbohydrate binding family 9 domain-containing protein, with protein MRFFLIALLQFPLLAVSQSAIHDPSDYFLKVYRSAEKIDVDGEANERVWAKGEVAGEFWQLFPRAEDKSEIKTNIRAAFDDDFVYFLIEAFDSTNTYVSQSLKRDASIGLNDGVAIILDPINKKSNGFVFSCTPYNVQSEYQYGTDYAGITYAWDNKWYSAVKRLDDRYVVEMAIPFKTLRYNAGNTEWGINILRSDLKSNQLSSWTNIPVQFSALDLGYLGTLQFDGALGEQKSNISIIPYAIAGGHGDSENSTVEGWSGFIPGNGKNDNHSFHLNAGFDAKVAINASLNLDFTINPDFSQVEVDQQVTNLTRYSILYPERRTFFLENSDLFSNFGSTTFKPFFSRSLGLDENANAIPILYGARLSGNVAKKVRVGVMNMQTLKSGDFAAQNYTAASVHQRIGARSLIKGYFLNREATGLTGEELNDDLSLYGRNAGLEVNLIDRNGVNQFWAGYHKSIKKGIDKENDFYQLGYSYSGRTYSGFIEWADFSKDYYADMGFINRIETHAQMGASYTAPDTLIRAGFKHLYNHNTFTLRPKDSKVVQVVFGLSNFMAFFDNNKLSDKYHSLTGGVYFKNTSGINVEYKIQEDNLLYYFPLPTNKPLAPGNYKYSNVSFNYLGDERKNFVINGGVMFGKYYNADIRQYNLSMLIRKQPYYSMMLSAQFNDLLFPMDYGRTKLWLIGPKLEATLTNKLFWTTFLQFNTQENNFNINSRIQYRYSPMSDFFLVYSDNYYSNSFVNKNRAIVLKFNYWFSL; from the coding sequence TTGCGGTTCTTTTTAATAGCTTTATTGCAATTTCCATTGCTGGCGGTTTCTCAATCCGCTATTCATGATCCTTCAGATTATTTTCTGAAGGTGTATCGCTCTGCTGAAAAGATTGATGTGGATGGAGAAGCAAATGAAAGAGTTTGGGCTAAAGGAGAAGTTGCAGGAGAGTTTTGGCAGTTATTTCCACGTGCCGAAGATAAGTCAGAAATCAAAACGAATATAAGAGCTGCTTTTGATGATGACTTTGTTTATTTTTTAATTGAGGCATTTGATAGTACCAATACCTATGTATCTCAATCTTTAAAAAGAGACGCAAGCATTGGTTTAAATGATGGAGTGGCTATTATTTTAGATCCTATAAACAAAAAAAGTAATGGTTTTGTATTTAGCTGTACCCCTTATAATGTGCAGTCAGAATATCAATACGGTACAGACTATGCTGGAATAACTTACGCTTGGGACAATAAATGGTACTCAGCTGTTAAGCGGTTAGATGACAGGTATGTAGTAGAAATGGCCATACCTTTTAAGACTTTAAGGTATAATGCCGGTAATACGGAATGGGGAATTAATATATTAAGAAGTGATTTGAAAAGTAATCAACTCTCTTCTTGGACTAACATTCCGGTTCAGTTTTCTGCACTAGACCTTGGTTATCTAGGAACTCTTCAGTTTGATGGGGCTTTAGGAGAACAGAAAAGCAATATTTCAATTATCCCTTATGCTATTGCTGGAGGGCATGGTGATTCAGAAAATAGTACAGTAGAAGGTTGGAGTGGTTTTATTCCAGGGAATGGAAAAAATGACAACCATTCTTTTCATTTAAATGCTGGTTTTGATGCCAAAGTGGCTATTAATGCTTCATTGAATTTAGATTTTACCATAAATCCTGATTTTTCTCAAGTGGAAGTAGATCAGCAGGTGACTAATTTGACACGTTATTCTATATTATACCCTGAAAGAAGAACTTTCTTTTTAGAGAATAGTGATCTCTTTTCAAACTTTGGTTCTACCACATTTAAACCTTTTTTCTCACGAAGCTTGGGCTTGGATGAAAACGCAAACGCAATCCCTATTTTATATGGAGCTAGGCTTAGCGGCAATGTAGCTAAGAAAGTAAGAGTGGGTGTTATGAATATGCAAACCCTTAAAAGTGGCGACTTTGCAGCTCAAAATTATACGGCAGCTTCTGTGCATCAGAGAATAGGGGCTCGCTCATTGATAAAGGGCTACTTTTTAAATAGAGAGGCTACCGGTTTAACTGGAGAAGAACTTAATGACGACTTAAGTTTATATGGCAGAAACGCGGGTTTGGAAGTTAACCTTATTGATAGAAATGGGGTTAATCAGTTTTGGGCTGGTTATCATAAATCTATTAAAAAGGGAATTGATAAAGAAAATGACTTTTATCAATTAGGCTATAGTTACTCAGGAAGAACCTACTCAGGTTTTATAGAATGGGCCGATTTTAGTAAGGACTATTATGCCGACATGGGTTTTATTAACAGAATAGAGACTCATGCTCAAATGGGGGCTAGTTATACGGCTCCAGATACTTTAATTAGGGCTGGATTTAAACACTTGTATAACCATAACACATTCACACTAAGGCCTAAGGATAGTAAGGTGGTGCAAGTAGTATTTGGTTTGAGCAACTTTATGGCCTTTTTTGATAACAATAAACTTAGTGATAAGTATCATTCCTTAACGGGAGGCGTTTACTTTAAAAATACATCTGGGATAAATGTAGAATATAAAATTCAGGAAGATAATCTCTTGTATTACTTTCCTTTACCTACTAATAAACCACTTGCCCCAGGTAATTACAAATACAGTAATGTTTCATTTAACTATCTTGGTGATGAGAGGAAAAACTTTGTAATAAACGGGGGAGTAATGTTTGGTAAATATTATAATGCGGACATAAGGCAGTATAATTTGAGTATGCTAATAAGGAAACAGCCTTATTATAGCATGATGTTAAGTGCCCAATTTAACGATCTTCTTTTTCCGATGGATTATGGTAGAACCAAGCTTTGGCTCATTGGTCCAAAATTGGAGGCAACGCTGACCAATAAACTTTTTTGGACTACATTTTTGCAGTTTAATACGCAGGAGAACAATTTCAATATTAATAGTAGAATCCAGTATCGTTATAGTCCCATGTCAGATTTCTTTCTGGTTTATAGTGATAATTACTATTCTAATTCTTTCGTCAATAAAAACAGGGCAATTGTACTTAAGTTTAATTACTGGTTTAGCCTATAA
- a CDS encoding YebC/PmpR family DNA-binding transcriptional regulator has translation MGRAFEFRKARKMKRWSSMAKTFTRIGKDIVMSVKEGGPDPSANSRLRAIIQNAKAANMPKTNVENAIKRASSKDQEDYKEVILEGYGLYGVAVLVECTTDNNKRTVANVRSYFSKTGGSLGTNGMLDFIFDRKCVFKIENKEGLDLEELELELIDFSVDDVFLDDETGEVNIYGEFASYGDIQKYLEENEFEVVSSGFERIPTDTKTLSEEQGADIDKLLEKLDEDDDVQNVYHNMVLE, from the coding sequence ATGGGAAGAGCATTTGAATTTAGGAAGGCTAGGAAAATGAAGCGTTGGAGCTCCATGGCAAAAACCTTTACAAGAATAGGGAAGGATATAGTCATGTCAGTGAAGGAAGGTGGGCCAGACCCATCTGCCAATAGTAGGCTTAGGGCGATTATTCAAAACGCCAAGGCGGCCAACATGCCCAAGACCAATGTGGAGAATGCCATCAAAAGAGCCTCCTCTAAAGATCAGGAAGATTATAAAGAGGTTATTTTGGAAGGTTACGGCTTGTATGGCGTAGCGGTTTTGGTAGAATGTACTACTGATAATAATAAAAGAACGGTGGCTAATGTTAGGAGTTACTTCTCAAAAACGGGAGGAAGCTTAGGCACAAATGGCATGCTCGATTTTATTTTTGATAGAAAGTGTGTTTTTAAAATAGAAAACAAAGAAGGTTTAGATTTAGAAGAACTAGAACTAGAGTTAATAGACTTTAGTGTGGACGATGTTTTCTTAGATGATGAAACGGGAGAAGTAAATATTTATGGAGAGTTCGCCTCTTATGGTGATATTCAGAAGTATTTAGAGGAAAATGAGTTTGAGGTAGTAAGCTCAGGTTTTGAAAGAATTCCGACAGATACTAAGACTTTATCTGAAGAGCAAGGTGCCGATATTGATAAGCTTTTAGAGAAATTAGACGAAGATGACGATGTTCAGAATGTATACCATAACATGGTTTTAGAATAG